The following are encoded in a window of Benincasa hispida cultivar B227 unplaced genomic scaffold, ASM972705v1 Contig403, whole genome shotgun sequence genomic DNA:
- the LOC120069461 gene encoding uncharacterized protein LOC120069461 yields MQSQASSIRNLEVQVGQITNELKNRVSGTLLSSLEAPGLSGKEQCQAVTLRSVRKVVPVPTVPELVERPEELITNNDHSITNYRSTSLEATTSTKNKSPQNPEPKSSQTPAPRTQEARDLKEQSNDHEVKFLKDILANKRKIEKNEIVALTYECSALFQNNIPKKMKDPESFTLPCSIGGKEVGNALYDLGASINMMPLSIFKKLNMSNARPTTVMLQLPDKSITHPEGKREDVLVQMDKFIFPTDFIILDYEADTKVTIILGRPFLATGRVLIDVKKGELTIGVDNQQAKFNVLNALIWKTASILENSRKNNGTSFKKNRRKKTLRLVQCWRRFVPQYRMT; encoded by the exons ATGCAGTCGCAAGCTTCCTCCATTAGGAATTTGGAGGTGCAGGTTGGACAGATTACGAACGAGCTTAAAAATAGAGTGTCTGGTACGCTGCTCAGCAGCTTGGAAGCACCGGGACTAAGTGGCAAGGAACAATGtcaagcagtgacattgagaagtgttaGAAAGGTGGTCCCCGTGCCAACAGTACCAGAATTAGTAGAACGACCAGAAGAATTAATCACCAACAATGACCActcaattacaaactatagatcTACCAGTTTAGAAGCAACTACCTCTACGAAGAATAAATCTCCACAAAACCCAGAACCAAAGTCATCGCAAACTCCAGCCCCAAGAACACAGGAAGCAAGGGACCTTAAAGAACAGTCAAATGATCATGAA GTGAAGTTCCTCAAGGATATACTCGCCAATAAGAGGAAGATcgagaaaaatgaaattgtcGCACTAACGTATGAGTGTAGTGCGCTCTTCCAGAACAACATCcccaagaaaatgaaagatccAGAGAGCTTCACATTGCCATGCTCAATCGGGGGTAAAGAAGTCGGAAATGCGCTTTATGACTTGGGGGCAAGTATCAACATGATGCCCTTATCAATCTTCAAGAAGTTAAACATGAGCAACGCAAGACCCACCACAGTCATGTTGCAGTTGCCTGACAAATCAATAACGCATCCAGAGGGCAAGAGAGAAGACGTACTCGTGCAAATGGATAAATTCATCTTTCCTACTGACTTTATTATACTGGATTACGAAGCTGACACTAAGGTGACGATCATATTGGGTCGCCCGTTTCTCGCAACAGGGCGAGTGCTGATCGATGTAAAAAAAGGAGAACTCACCATAGGAGTCGACAATCAGCAAGCAAAGTTCAACGTTCTCAATGCGTTGATATGGAAAACTGCCAGTATATTAGAGAACTCCAGGAAGAACAATGGCACGAGTTTCAAGAAGAATCGGAGGAAGAAGACTTTGAGGTTGGTGCAATGCTGGAGGAGATTTGTGCCGCAATACAGAATGACCTAG